AGACAAGAAGGGAATTCATTGGGGAAAATGGGAGAAATTGAGCTATGCCAAAATCAGAGGGGGGTTGGGCTTCAGGGATGTTTCATGCTTTAATCAAGCTCTTTTAGCAAAACAAGGCTGGAGATTACTGCAAAATCCAGAGTCCTTGGTGGCTAAGGTGATAAAAGCTAGATACTACAAGAACACAGACTTTTTAAATGCTAAAGTAGGCTCAAGTCCATCGTTTATTTGGAGGAGCATTTTATGGGGGAGACAGGTGCTGCAAAAGGGTACGAGGTGGAGGATAGGAAATGGagagaaaatacaaattcaagcGAGCAACTGGATACCTAGGCCAACAACTTTTAAGCTAATTGTTGAACCCTCTCTGCCTACAGGAGCTAAAGTTTCAGAACTCATCCTCCCAAATCAGCAGTGGAACGAAAGTATGATCAACCAAAGCTTTGCAAGGATGGATGCTGACATTATTAAGAGTATTCTTTTACCGAGAACCCCCCAAGAAGATGAGATAATCTGGCACTATGATAGGAAAGGCTTGTACTCAGTAAAAAGTGGTTATCAATTAGCGCTCAAGATTAAGTTTCCCGAACCACCAACAAGTTCTGCAGGAGCTTCTCAGGAGTGGCAGAACCTATGGAAACTGAACTTGccaggaaaaattaaaatttttgtgtgGAAAGCAGCCAAAACTTTCCTTCCAACAGCCGAAAACCTTTGGAGGAGGAAAATACTACAGGAACCAATCTGTACAATCTGCAAAGAGGGAAGAGAAGACGTATTCCATGCTCTTATGGAATGCAAATTGGCTAGGAAAATATGGAGATGCACTGATATGGAGGCTACAGTACAGTCAATAAGGAGGGATGATATGCTGAGTACTATGCACAGTCTAATGAGGAAGGGGGCCAAGTTTGAGATTGATTATGTTGCATCTATCTGGCGGGCGACCTGGCATGCAAGGAACAAATTGCTCTTTGAGGGGAAAAAGCCAGATCCAAGGGAGACAGTGGCTAAGGCCAAAGCAATTGTGGTCGCGTATCAGTCAATGCAATTTAAAAGAGCAAGATAGTCCAAGAAGCATAAAGGAAAAGGAGGCGCAAAGATGGAATCCACCACCTAGTTCCAAGCTGAAAATCAATGTTGATGCGATGGTGCATGCAGAGAGTCAAATGGCAGGCTTAGGGGCTGTGATCAGAAACTCGCAAGGCCAAGTGGTAGTTACAGCTGTGAAAAGCATTAATTTTCAAGGAGATGTCTCAATAGCAGAAGCCAAAGCTGTCCAATGGGGAATGGAGGTGGCAAGCAAAGCTAGCTTCACAAATGTGATTGTCGAAACTGATTGCAGCATGGTGGCTGACTTAGCCAACAACAAAGTTAGCAACAAAACAGAGATATGGTGGACGATAGCAGAAATTCAAAGCAGCAGGCAAGACTTCCAATCGATAGATTTCCAGCATGTACCAAGACAATGTAATACTAGTGCTCACTCTCTAGCCAAAAGAGCTTTAAAAAGCTCAGGTTCTGTCATCTGGCGAGATGAATTCCCAGCCGATGTTTTGTGCTTGTTTGATGGCTTCTTTTAAATGAAAGATCTACtttattctcaaaaaaaaaaataggcaGGGTAACTATCCCTTTCGAAATAACAATTTCACCAGCAAACCAACTAAAGGAGTGTGATTAGAAATTACCAGAATAGGCTCGAGAGTGAATTGATCCAATGCATGCTTGAAGATGATATCTATTGAACTCCACGTATCAATCAGTGTTCGAGCTACCCTATCTGCAACAACTTTCAAGGTGATAACCAAAGCGTCATTATGTGGATAGATAACATTTTCTATATCTTGCTTAGTAAAGATAATCAGAATTATGTGTGTAATTGGGGGAGGTGAGCTCCAGTTGGTCTATTAACTTCCTTACTAACGACAATATTCCTTCTATAGGTTTTGATTGACCTTTTAGAACTACTAGCAAGAGTGGAACCTCTCGCTATTATTCCTATGTAAGTACCTTTCTTGGGACCGTAAGGCTCTTCCTCTTTAGGGCTTCCCTCCCGAGGTTCTTTCCccttagctttttttttttatagtctTTCTATGATCTCTGATTCCAGCAACAAACTCTTTCAAGTACCCATGATAATCAAGACCTCTATCTCTTTTGGCAATTGAAAGCATTCAATGGTACTATACCTAAAGACTTAGTGGACCTCGCAATACTTTAAACTTCTCTTCATATTAgggtatttatttattattcggggaggccTCAAGAGACCACTATCACTAATCTAATAGAAAATCTATTCTAAATACTTGTTAAGAGGGTGGTAAGAGTCGTACCGTGACTTCTCCAGTGGTTCCTCTCTCTCAGGACTCTTTACCCAAGGGTACACAGAAATTTTAAGATATGTTGAAGGTGGAATCCTCCACCCCGTTGCCGGGCTACTAGGGTAGGCGCACTAGAGGTACCCTACAGGAGTTTGCCTCTTATTTATTAGGTTAATCCTTAATCTTTATTGCATTAGGGTTGTCCTCTTAGAGATTTAGTCAATATTTGTCTTTATATTCGATCTATTTTTGAGCCCTTGCTCTAACCACCGCATATGTTAATGGTTCGGCTTTTTGAACGGACCTTCACAACTTCCTTTTTCGAAGATTCTTTGTAAAGTGAGCGAATGTATTTTTATAACCAAAGGCTCCAATTTAGAGGACTTCTTAGAAAAAAAGGTTGACAAAAGAACTAGTGATCCTATCTCGCCTTGCTTCATGAAAGCCAACTTCAAGGAGGGCTTCTCTGACAATAAGCATAGCAGAACTTATGGATGAACTCGGAGAGTAATTGATCAATGCTAGCTATAGTTCCTAACTTAAGGAACTGAAACTAGGATTTGGCTAGATTCGTGAAAGTACGAGTGAACATACAACACCTGGCGTTTTTCCTAACTTTTTTTATGGGCATTTGACCTCGGCATAACTCAGCTTACTTAGTGGGAGTTGAAGGTAACCCTATGTTAAGAAATTTGAGGCATATTAAAGTTAGTTGGGGAAGTGCTTAGCGAATTTCCATGGTGAAAGGTGATTGATACACGATCAGTGCTTAATCACTAGCATTGACGCTATCCTTCTAGGAGAGTTTTCTTACTTGTTCCTCTAGTAAAGACATCTTGTCAAGGATTTCTTAAGGTATCCGCTGGTTGTAAGAGGAATCCTCCCTATCATGAGAAGATCTCCTAGCGTTCAACTTACCCCGCAAATCTTCAACCATTATAGCACACTTTCTGCCCCCACTATCATTGGATCTACTATTGGTAGTGGATTTTTCATCTTTAGAGCAAACGAGGTGGGCTTTTGATCTTGTTGTGGTAAGGTTGAGTTGTTTGTTTAGTTCAGAAACCTATTGGTGTTAGACGATACGTTTACCACCCAAGGCTTGTGTGGTGGTTTGTTTGCTTGAACCACTTTCTAGGTTTTGAACTTGCAAGCTAATAGCACGACAAATCTTATCGGCGAACTCATCAAAGTGCCTCTTAGTGATAAAATCCTCACTATAATGAATACTAGTTGAGGATTTTATAGGCTTTCCCTtgtctatttttattatcttcttCGTGTGCTTAGTGGTTGGATTATTCTATAATCATCATCTTGCTTAGTGATAGCAAGACTTTCTTCCATCTTGTACcaaacacaaaacaaaataacttgGCAACCATTACGTAGCTTTTTATTGCGCCCCCCAATAAGACATCTCCAATTGCTTTAGTGGGACTTTGGATGATtccaaataaatcaataagaGTGTGGCTTAAAAGGTGAGTAAGAGTGAGAGAGTTTGTCTTGTTATGTTTGGAGGTGTTCAATCACAAGATGGGGAGGTTAGCTATGTGGGTCAAGTGTTTGATgataaagagagaaagaagtgATGAAAAACCAAAATGAAGACCACCAAACTCTAGCTGCACATATCCTACAAAATAGCACAACTATGGACGTTAGAGGTAGATCTGGAGGTGGCCAACTTGAAGCTGCAGCTGGAGCTGGTCCCACTCTGATACTTAAGCTAGATTTTGAGTAATAAGAGGTTGCTTCAAAGTCAATAATAGACCTTGAAGctatgaaaaataatgaatatactATGTGAAAACTTTAAATAAGAAGATGATAGCAATATTTTTCAGTGATGAAAGTTGCTTACCATTTGTGGAGTGTGCTTGAGGGTCTTTTCATAATTCTAAACACATAGTAATTGTTGATTGGCATTTTGGAGATTACTCTTGTGGTCCCAAGATGGTGCCATAGTTATGCAAAGGAAGTAAAAGAGCAATCAACCACCCTTTTGCCCCTTGCCTCCTACACATGGCCTTCTCTGTAGTTAATGGTTGATGTGTTGTATGCTTATTGCTAtgggtgtcaatgtgcaagtgtacacaacaagtaatataccGATGAGTATtcagatcgtctccacagggattgatgttatagGATTTGCTACCGTAACTTTAATACTGCAATTTcagtttaaattaatataaaataagtgatgaaataaataaactaaataaataaaaataaagcacataacaaaattcaataagGAAAATTCTCAAGCCAAACACAAGGTCAAACTCAATGGGAATAGAtgagttgaatgatcaaattcACTTAATGGTATTGACTACTTTGCCAATTAAGATTTtgttgctacaacatctactACAGTACTTGGCAAAATCCCTTATGCATCCTTAGTTGTCGCCTGTTGGAGATCTTATATCTAAATGCAACATAACAATGACTAGTTGTTACGTTAGCACGAGATATAGCAATATACATGTTAGGTTCCAGTTACCCTACAAGATGAATCCCTATGTTTAGTTCTTCAAAAAGTTTAGATCAAGCATGGTCATATTCAAATCGAGACTAACTCAACATGGGAAACCCGATTTAAAACTAtattttgtcttaatttgCTCCACTAAATCAGACATTTTTTAGACTTTTTCTTAGCTAGTATTTGTTAGCATTTATGtatccataatgttgattttgatgataataaacaaaattaagaatgattaagtttttagaagctcaaattactttttatacattttaaataaatcattattttcacattataaaggttttatatttaatggaaaaatgattttatgaaattggttttttttcaagtttatgg
This window of the Citrus sinensis cultivar Valencia sweet orange chromosome 8, DVS_A1.0, whole genome shotgun sequence genome carries:
- the LOC127899313 gene encoding uncharacterized protein LOC127899313, producing the protein MVHAESQMAGLGAVIRNSQGQVVVTAVKSINFQGDVSIAEAKAVQWGMEVASKASFTNVIVETDCSMVADLANNKVSNKTEIWWTIAEIQSSRQDFQSIDFQHVPRQCNTSAHSLAKRALKSSGSVIWRDEFPADVLCLFDGFF